GGCCACCCCCAGCACGAGGTACCCGATCGGGTACGACGCCACGGGCTCCGGCTCGAGCAGCCCCTGGATGCCGTGCACGACCGAGAGGACCGCGCCGACGGTGAACACCCCGACCGCGGCGAAGAGCGACCACACGTAGACGTCGCGCCCGTAGCCGAGCGGGTGCGCCTCGTCGCGCTCGCGCCGACCGCGGCGGTCGGCGATGAGCAGGAAGACCTCGTTGCCCGCGTCCGCCCAGGAGTGGATCGCCTCCGCGGCGAGCGCCGCCGAGCCCGTCACGCCCGCGGCGGCGGTCTTCGCGATCGCGACGAGCACGTTCGCGACGAAGGCGATGACGACGGCCATGCCGACATCCTCCTCCTGCGGGGGCGGGCACGCCGGGGCGGTCACCTCTCGGCTGCGCCAGAATGGGCCCATGACCGATTCCCGTCTCGCCGTCGTCGTCATGGCCGCCGGGCAGGGGACGCGCATGCGCTCCCGCCGGGCCAAGGTGCTCCACCCCATCGCGGGCGTGCCGCTCATCGGGCACGTGCTCGCGACGGCCGCCCAGCTCGGCCCCGCACACGTGCTGGCCGTCGTGCGGCACGAGCGGGAGGCGGTGGTCGCGGCGATCGCCGAGCTCGCCCCCGACGCGCGCGTCGTCGAGCAGGACGAGGTGCCGGGCACCGGGCGCGCGGTCGAGCTCGCCGTGCAGGCGCTGCCCGAGGGGTTCGAGGGGGAGGTCGTGGTCGTCTCCGGCGACGTCCCGCTCCTGGACTCGGCGACGCTGGCCTCCCTCGTCGCCGCGCACCGGGAGGCCTCGGCCGGCGCGACCGCGCTGAGCGCCGTGCTCGAGGACGCGAGCGGCTACGGCCGCGTCATCCGCGACGCCGAGGGCGGCTTCCACCGCATCGTCGAGCAGAAGGACGCGAGCGAGGCGGAGCTCGCGGTCACCGAGATCAACTCGGGCACCTACGTCTTCAGCGCCGCCGCCCTCCGCGCGCACCTGCCCGCGGTCACGACCGAGAACGCGCAGGGCGAGAAGTACCTCACCGACGTCGTGGGTCTCGTGCGCGAGGCCGGGGGCGCCGTCGTCGCGGTGCCCGTCGCCCAGCCGTGGCTCGTCGCCGGGGTCAACGACCGGGTCCAGCTCGCCGAGGCGGCATCCCGCCTCAACGCGATGATCGTGCGCGGCTGGCAGCTCGCCGGGGTCACCGTGCACGACCCGGCCACGACCTGGATCGACCTCACCGTCTCGCTCGCCGAGGACGTCGAGATCCTGCCGAACACGCGCCTCTCGGGGGCGACGAGCGTCGAGCGGGATGCCGTGATCGGCCCCGACACGAACCTCGTCGACACCGAGGTCGGCGAGGGCGCCCGCCTCAGCCGCACCGACGCGACGCTCGCGGTCGTCGGCGCGGGCGCGACGGTCGGCCCCTTCGCCTACCTCCGTCCCGGCACCGAGCTCGGCGCGGACGGCAAGATCGGCACCTTCGTGGAGACGAAGAACGCGCGGATCGGGCGCGGCAGCAAGGTGCCGCACCTCAGCTACATCGGCGACACGACGGTCGGCGAGGCGTCCAACATCGGGGCCGGCACGATCACGGCGAACTACGACGGCGTCGCGAAGCACCGCACGAGCGTCGGCTCCCGGGTCCGCACCGGGTCCCACAACGTC
The Homoserinibacter sp. YIM 151385 DNA segment above includes these coding regions:
- the glmU gene encoding bifunctional UDP-N-acetylglucosamine diphosphorylase/glucosamine-1-phosphate N-acetyltransferase GlmU, which translates into the protein MTDSRLAVVVMAAGQGTRMRSRRAKVLHPIAGVPLIGHVLATAAQLGPAHVLAVVRHEREAVVAAIAELAPDARVVEQDEVPGTGRAVELAVQALPEGFEGEVVVVSGDVPLLDSATLASLVAAHREASAGATALSAVLEDASGYGRVIRDAEGGFHRIVEQKDASEAELAVTEINSGTYVFSAAALRAHLPAVTTENAQGEKYLTDVVGLVREAGGAVVAVPVAQPWLVAGVNDRVQLAEAASRLNAMIVRGWQLAGVTVHDPATTWIDLTVSLAEDVEILPNTRLSGATSVERDAVIGPDTNLVDTEVGEGARLSRTDATLAVVGAGATVGPFAYLRPGTELGADGKIGTFVETKNARIGRGSKVPHLSYIGDTTVGEASNIGAGTITANYDGVAKHRTSVGSRVRTGSHNVFVAPVTIGDGAYSGAGTVVRKDVPAGALAISVAPQRNQEGWVERNRGA